The genomic region CGGCCCAGGTGCAGGCATCAATCATCGTTTTCATGGGAACAACGCCGAACAGACATTGATTGCGCACGTGCAAGCCGATATGGATGCATTGGGGCAAGATCCGAATACGTTTGGATATTTTCTGTCTTTCTCCTTCGAAGTATTTGATTCTTACGGGCGTTTCCTGGCGTTTATCAATCGTAACCAGCCTGATGCTCATATTCCTGGTCCGCGGCCGTTTTCTTACAACGAACGGCAACTGGAAAGGGGTATGGCTTTACCGTATTTTATCTGGCCGAATATTGCGCCATTCCGCAAAGGATCCTTGTTGGAGGCTGTTTTTGCGCCGGGTACGGCAAGACGGACTGCGGAGGCGAGTGCGGATTTAAGTCGTGCTCGCAATTTTGTGCGTCAAGCACGCGCAAACGGAATAGGTGTGTTCAATCCAGCCGATCCATTACGACTCGAGGCATTTGAGGTGCGCTATCTGGGACGGCGCGAATTGCCCAGTCGCGCAGTGATTGATTTGAGTCGCGATGATGATGTCATTCTACAAGCGCAGCATTACTTTCGCATTCCTAATGCAGAAGACCGGTTGTTTATTCCGCCTGCATTCATTCCACTGTTCGTCATGCGTGGGTGGCGGCTTGAAGGCTGGTTTTGAGAAATGTTTTAATTAAATCAAAGGAGACTGAATAATGGCTTACAAGGAGTACAAAGTATTACACGTGACGGAAGGTGGGGTGGGAACCATTTTCCTGGGTGCATCCGGAATTCCGATCAAGCGACTGGAAACAACGCTGAATAAAGAGGCCGCCGATGGTTGGACGCTGGTGTTCCAGTTTGTCGAGCAGAAACGGTTTTTGCTGTTCTGGAAGCGTGAGGCGGTGATCATCACCCTGGCACGCTAGTGTATGAGATCGAAAGAAGCGGTTCAGGAAGAGGAGGAGCGTCTGCGTCATCTGGTGCGTGAATTGCCGGATGATAAACGGCTGCAATTTTTCCAGCAAGCCGAGAAGAATCTGAAAGACCCGGATACCTATGCGGCGCTCAATTTTTTATTCATTGCCGGATTGCATCATTTTTATCTGGGCAAATGGTTGCGGGGTT from Nitrosomonas ureae harbors:
- a CDS encoding DUF4177 domain-containing protein; translation: MAYKEYKVLHVTEGGVGTIFLGASGIPIKRLETTLNKEAADGWTLVFQFVEQKRFLLFWKREAVIITLAR